From a region of the Helianthus annuus cultivar XRQ/B chromosome 5, HanXRQr2.0-SUNRISE, whole genome shotgun sequence genome:
- the LOC110924335 gene encoding uncharacterized protein LOC110924335, with protein MGASIRAAESEEHRQHIRDMKEIHALQEKEKRKKKHKRKEMSASERPEVVTEEVQSLNDFVDALIVDPDEASVSKKTTDERSSKVSPVKPTRFSKPPVPPQRVRPFQELYDKLIKDTGPSVAKEICLLKNQVNDTNILREKIKDQRKKNKEMNAYMAKQSKFIRFQQMGIEKLYRMMRNMCEQMKIKPMFSFDEILDFETFIEEETARKEKEAETKKRRLESVEKVTEGDESDEEEVDRDDMPSRFIEWGLEEEVLWDLREHGRLDLLNPDERGIGRDFQRLIAKECNKGFPNHSPQRPRRRVSKTTIVPVTGKGKVTWVINPAKVVTRIKLPEEVVVALKDFKKWFYDSKTGEAVIRSNENVDIRILDPMDVFMFGLSDLTVLNASRINVGARNANLEEAMLFQRPVERAWKIKREMLDLVDKIEKRKETEEKKKEARKKKNHERKKERTPASTTEPTTTSSPPASSTYEATMEDQQISEVVTTQETPAAPIETQAPPETTTNEDNPKEPEKPATENPAETTEE; from the exons ATGGGTGCAAGCATCAGAGCGGCTGAATCTGAAGAACATCGTCAACATATCAGAGATATGAAAGAAATTCACGCCCTGCAGGAGAaagaaaagaggaagaagaaacaCAAGAGAAAAGAGATGTCAGCTTCCGAAAGACCAGAGGTTGTTACAGAAGAAGTTCAGTCACTGAATGACTTCGTCGATGCTTTGATAGTAGATCCTGATGAAGCCTCAGTGAGCAAGAAAACGACAGATGAAAGATCTTCCAAAGTATCTCCTGTAAAGCCGACCAGGTTTTCAAAACCCCCGGTCCCTCCAcaaagggttcgtccctttcaaGAGCTTTACGATAAACTCATCAAAGACACCGGTCCATCTGTTGCCAAGGAAATCTGTCTTCTCAAAAACCAAGTAAACGACACAAACATCCTGAGAGAGAAGATTAAAGATCAGCGTAAGAAGAACAAAGAGATGAACGCCTACATGGCCAAGCAATCAAAGTTTATCAGATTTCAGCAGATGGGGATAGAGAAATTGTACAGAATGATGAGAAATATGTGCGAGCAGATGAAAATAAAGCCTATGTTCTCCTTTGATGAAATCTTAGACTTTGAAACTTTCATAGAAGAAGAAACTGCCAGAAAGGAGAAAGAAGCTGAAACTAAGAAAAGACGTCTGGAATCAGTCGAGAAGGTGACTGAAGGAgatgaaagtgatgaagaagaagTTGATAGAGATGATATGCCGTCCAGATTCATTGAATGGGGTCTAGAAGAAGAAGTACT GTGGGATTTACGTGAGCATGGCCGTCTGGACCTTCTAAATCCAGATGAAAGAGGCATTGGCAGAGACTTTCAACGCCTGATCGCTAAAGAATGCAACAAGGGTTTCCCTAATCATAGCCCACAGCGTCCAAGACGAAGAGTGTCGAAAACAACCATAGTTCCAGTAACAGGGAAAGGAAAGGTGACGTGGGTGATCAACCCTGCTAAAGTTGTCACGAGAATCAAGCTTCCTGAAGAAGTTGTTGTTGCTCTCAAAGATTTCAAGAAATGGTTTTATGACAGCAAAACAGGCGAAGCTGTGATCAGATCCAACGAAAACGTGGATATCCGAATCTTGGATCCTATGGATGTATTTATGTTTGGTCTCTCCGATCTAACGGTGTTGAATGCAAGCCGCATAAACGTGGGGGCTAGAAATGCAAATCTTGAGGAGGCTATGCTATTTCAGAGACCGGTAGAAAGAGCCTGGAAGATAAAGAGAGAAATGCTGGATCTTGTAGACaaaattgagaaaagaaaagaaacagaagaaaagaagaaggaagcaAGGAAGAAAAAGAATCATGAACGAAAGAAAGAAAGGACCCCTGCTTCAACAACTGAACCCACCACAACATCATCACCTCCGGCCTCATCTACATATGAGGCCACTATGGAGGATCAACAAATTAGTGAAGTTGTTACTACTCAAGAAACTCCAGCTGCACCAATCGAAACTCAAGCACCACCAGAAACGACAACGAACGAAGACAATCCCAAAGAGCCTGAAAAGCCAGCTACAGAGAATCCAGCGGAAACAACTGAAGAATGA